A window of Gadus chalcogrammus isolate NIFS_2021 chromosome 2, NIFS_Gcha_1.0, whole genome shotgun sequence genomic DNA:
TGGCTCATTACTATACATCTCTGCTAAAAGGGTATGGAAGAAGTACCTTAAAATGTACAATTAATAATTGTTGCCAGACAGCCCAAGCGGTTTTCAGGTTACTGTATTTGTTATGACTGAGGATCTTGGTTCTAATACAAATGTAATTCGATAGGAGAATTCAGTTTTAGCCGATCATGAGGGCCAATATCATATGTAATGTGATTCTGTAACTATGGTGATGTTTTAAAAGTATTACAGGTGAAAATAATCCCGATCAATCAATTATTCCCCTCAACCCTACTTGGCCACATACTTCACttgttagtgtttttttatCTAACTTGTAATCCTTATAGTTTCTTTCTTCTTGGTTAATTGCAGTGATATCCTCCGAATGGACTCCACTAATGGGGACGCACTGTATGTCCGCGGCCTTTGCCTTTACTATGAGGACTGCATCGACAAGGCGGTCCAGTTCTTCGTCCACGCGCTGCACATGGCCCCCGACCACGAGAAGGCTCGCCTCGCATGCAGGGTGAGTTCCCAAATCCACGCGTCCATCAAGAGTATCAAAGCCCAAGTTGCTGTTTATTGTAGCACATTTGAGACGGTATCCTGCCTCTTGTCGCGGCAGAATGCCAAGGCACTTAAATCCAAGAAGGAAGAAGGTAACAAGGCGTTCAAGGAGGGCGACTACGAGGCTGCGTACGAGCTCTACTCTGCGGCACTCACAATAGACCCCAACAACATCAAGACCAACGCCAAGCTGTTCTGTAACCGAGGAACTGTTGGGTCAAAGGTGAGCACTAGGGGCCGGAGAagatgtatgcatatatatgagTCATTTGCCTGTCACAcatatcttttttttgtccAGGCGCAAACCCTTGCTCATTTTCTGTCttgtttatacatttatatgGTGACATCAGGTGACATAAACAAGGGCATTGTTTTGTCGTattagtgttattattattaagttataATTTAGCAAAGCGGAAGTAACATCTCTGCAAAACAAGAATAGACTCATGGAGCATCTGTCCTCTTCATGCCTGGTAACGCCTTTGCTTATGTCTTTGAAAGTTGAAAAAACTAGAACAAGCTATTGACGACTGCACAAAGGCAATTAAGCTGGACGAGAGCTACATCAAGGCCTATTTACGGAGAGCTCAATGGTACACTATCAGTCAAATATTGATTACTCTTACTAGTATTGGCATTGCGATCATAATTTCAAGTGCGTTGTCCATGGAGTGCAACTGAAGAAATGCCTTTCGTGTTTTACTTGGGCTGCCACAGCTACATGGACACAGAGCAGTATGAAGAGGCAGTGCGGGACTACGAGAAGGTTTACCAGACCGAGAAGACTAAAGGTGAGCTGCCACATGCTAGCACTTGCGCCGGGTCGTGGCATCATTGATCGCAAAAGTCTGACTTCAGATGACtgtagtctacctgtaggcatcattgagcaagatgccctaccCCTACCTGCGATAGAGGGAGAACATTTAGCTAGTTATCGTACGTAGGGATACGTTCGTATACGATTTGGATCGTGATACAAATCCCTCAATAAGTTGATCGTAGTGTATTGCCGTGAGCGTTGCCGATTATTGTGAATATCTTCACTGTGAGTGACTTGAAAAAACTGTCTTCTTCAGCAGCTTTGTTCTTCAGCTGTTGCATATGGATTTCCAGATTTATTGTGAATTTGTAACAAGGGATACCCCTTGTTACAAGTTCAAGGGTAAAACTCCTAAGCCTCTAAAAATTAGAAATATATAACGTCCCATGGCTAAACGTACTGCTCTATGTTCCTGTTTAATCGGTAGAACACAAGCAATTTCTGAAGAACGCCCAGCTGGAGCTGAAGAAAAGCAAGCGAAAAGATTACTacagggtgctgggggtggaCAAGCATGCCTCAGAGGAAGAGATCAAGAAGGCCTACCGCAAGCGAGCGCTCATGCACCACCCAGGTGAAGGACGCCACGCAGAACCATTCACCTCAATCTATTGCTCACTATTCCAAGTTCTCGACAAAATAAGGGTGTATATTACAAAGTCGTTTATGTATAGAATGATTTGGTATTTAAAAAGAAAGGGGAAAACATTTATCAGAGGTTTTATAAGTGAGTTGTATATAATTTCTGTCTTATATAAACAGTGTCATAATAAGAAAaaatgtcataaataaattgGCCCATCCAGAAATCATCGATCACGACAACGGCCATTCTTATTTAATCAACATGTTTCTTCCATGTCCAGACCGTCACAGTGGTGCCAGTATAGAGATgcagaaggaagaggagaagaagttTAAGGAGGTGGGAGAGGCCTTCACGGTGCTGTCCGACCCCAAGAAGAAGGCCCGCTATGACAGCGGtcaggacctggaggaggagggtgtgaaCATGGGAGGTGAGGCTCTGGGCCGGACCTGGAGGCAGAGGGCTTGAATAGGGAGGGCAGACTGGTCAGGacctggcggaggaggaggaggagggtgtgaaCAGGGAGTGAGACCGGCCCCTATTCTTATTAGAGGTCAGCCAGTAGAGGTAGTTCCCTCATTTAAATACCTTGGTGTCCATTTAGATAGTAAACTAGACTTTCCTGACTGGGCTCTCCGTGCACGAACTACACCTGGGATGGCcctgaatgagtggagaagcaggctattaaagccctgcttctccacctgttcctcgGGTGCTCTGCATGTAGTTAATTGGCACCGGCTCCAATGTCCTCAATAGCGCCATCTGGCTTCCAGGGGCGCTGAGCCGGatccgggttgccacaatacctatttatttgtatttgtatattatttgcggttcggctggaggaggaggcgtgttctggcgcaaacggtattttgccgtttctgaataccattgcgctactgaccaggaaatacctggtttaaagtcagtggcgcgttgttcagatgctattttaagggcgcatgcatacatgcgcatgcgatgcatacggattgcttgtgcacctcgcgcatacactttgcttctcccatctacctagccgcacattcttggtcaattatttgggaaagaacagctgatgcagcggtaataagttgtacttttaaatcaatgcatctgcaaacaccgtacaccaaacacatattttcttgacagagacatcgtgtaggcctacatgcccataacttttaggattgatgagtatttgatcgtgaaaaacattgttttaccgcgagtgagtgttaaaaagaatgaatgaatgcgggcgcgcgtgtgtgctctgtttaaacacactcaaactaagcacgtaacgcataatacaatcaatggcaatgtctattaccgcggggacacatgcatattaggatagcatacaatactgataagaaacaatgttttttgtattgcgtatatcattaaatagaaccacagttaccgcatatcatatgttatatcatacgttttctttgccaaaatgtatttgaggactcagtatttctgaagttgtggaagaaaaccccttattccatgtgggaattaggccatattatttggcaataaactgagccatttgcagtttgaaattcatgtgcatctgtctcatcggagactgtgcagacgcgctgtcaaaatatcaacttgtccgattcaaatgcgctcatggctcttaaaggggatgggagctggaactctcattggtttgttggaagttacgcccaaaccacacccacgggtaactaggctgcttcagaccaacccttttgacacttgcgccgccgcgacgcaagtgtcatttatccgcctgtaaaatagcgatagcgccgtagaaccgcccacaaagctacttgcgctttgcgcttcccacttgcgtttcagaccgttaaaataggggccttagtgtatgtggtaccaccttagtgtatgtggtaCTGTGCCCTGTCTTGAAGTATTTACTGTCCTGTTGATGTATGTTGTTGTGAGTGGCTTGGTGGAAAAAGGATTTCCCCCTTGGGGATTATTGAAGTgcaatcaatcaatccatcATTGGGGGCAGTCAGGAGAACATCGCCGGACTCACCGTTCAATccaaattcattcaattttgtCTACCAAGATTATGATTTATATTGGGTATTTATTAGCTGTATAAACATATGTGTGCTGTTGAATATTTGGTCTTCCTAATTCTGTAATGCGATTGTTTGTGATGGCTATGTAAaagctgtgttgttgttgttttttatctttgACAGACTTCGATGCAAACAATATATTCAAGGCGTTCTTTGGAGGCCCTGGGGGCTTCAGTTTTGAAGGGAATCCGTGTATGTACCCAAAGGCTGTTCTTCTACTTTTCATATATTTGAAACTTTCCCAAGAATTGTATAAATACTGCTTATTTATTTCACTTACCTCTTTTTTATCTTTTAATTTCAGCATCCGGACCAGGAAATTTCTTCTTTCAGTTTggttaataatcccagaggatTTCTGTATTTATTAATTCGCTACGTCAGGACACTTCTACACACAAAGCCTACTCTTAAGTTACACATTTCGCCATTTTAAATTGAGaacatagtctctctctttcttaacgCCTGGGTGAATGCTACCTTCCCTGAAATTACAACATGCATCAAAATAGTAATAATCACCTGGCAAGAGGCCTCAAACTAAGTTGACAACCCTT
This region includes:
- the dnajc7 gene encoding dnaJ homolog subfamily C member 7, whose amino-acid sequence is MATVDCDDVNSDLDMDMLSDEELEREGENFKDQGNAFYIKKNYSEAFNYYTKAIDVCPKNASYYGNRAATLMMLCRYREALEDSQQAVRLDDTFMKGHLREGKCHLSLGNAMAAKRCFQRVLELELDNNQCHQELKNAESILEYEKMAEIGFEKRDFRMVVFCMDRALESAPACHRFKVLKAECLALLGRYPEAQGVASDILRMDSTNGDALYVRGLCLYYEDCIDKAVQFFVHALHMAPDHEKARLACRNAKALKSKKEEGNKAFKEGDYEAAYELYSAALTIDPNNIKTNAKLFCNRGTVGSKLKKLEQAIDDCTKAIKLDESYIKAYLRRAQCYMDTEQYEEAVRDYEKVYQTEKTKEHKQFLKNAQLELKKSKRKDYYRVLGVDKHASEEEIKKAYRKRALMHHPDRHSGASIEMQKEEEKKFKEVGEAFTVLSDPKKKARYDSGQDLEEEGVNMGDFDANNIFKAFFGGPGGFSFEGNPSSGPGNFFFQFG